The following proteins are co-located in the Pseudomonas sp. DY-1 genome:
- the mutL gene encoding DNA mismatch repair endonuclease MutL: MSDLPRIQLLSPRLANQIAAGEVVERPASVIKELLENSLDAGARRIDVEVEQGGIKLLRVRDDGGGIPADDLPLALARHATSKIRDLEDLERVMSLGFRGEALASISSVARLTMTSRTADADQAWQVETEGRDMEARVQPAAHPVGTSVEVRDLFFNTPARRKFLRAEKTEFDHLQEVIKRLALARFDVAFHLRHNGKTIFALHEARDAVARARRVATVCGPAFLEQALPIEIERNGLHLWGWVGLPTFSRSQADLQYFYVNGRMVRDKLVAHAVRQAYRDVLYNGRHPTFVLFFEVDPAVVDVNVHPTKHEVRFRDGRMVHDFLYGTLHRALGEVRPEDQLAAPAATDAVVRPSGLAAGEFGPQGEMSLAANVLERPSAEPVWSPPSGGYQAPRPQPSMPIAEAQGAYREFFAPLSTVSTPAALPETQGDVPPLGYALAQLKGIYILAENAQGLVLVDMHAAHERITYERLKVAMASEGLKGQPLLVPESVAVSQREADCAEEHGEWFRRLGFELQRLGPETLAIRQIPALLKQAEASQLVRDVLSDLLEYGTSDRIQAHLNELLGTMACHGAVRANRRLTQPEMNALLRDMEHTERSGQCNHGRPTWTQLGMDDLDKLFLRGR, translated from the coding sequence ATGAGTGATCTGCCGCGCATCCAGCTGCTGAGCCCGCGGCTGGCGAACCAGATCGCCGCCGGCGAGGTAGTCGAGCGTCCCGCTTCCGTCATCAAGGAACTTCTGGAGAACAGTCTGGATGCTGGCGCCCGGCGTATCGATGTCGAGGTGGAACAGGGCGGGATCAAGCTGCTGCGGGTGCGTGATGATGGTGGTGGCATTCCAGCGGACGACCTGCCCCTGGCGTTGGCGCGCCACGCCACCAGCAAGATTCGCGACCTGGAGGACCTGGAGCGGGTGATGAGCCTGGGGTTCCGTGGCGAAGCACTGGCTTCGATCAGTTCCGTTGCACGGCTGACCATGACATCGCGTACCGCCGATGCCGACCAGGCCTGGCAGGTAGAAACCGAGGGGCGCGACATGGAGGCCCGGGTCCAGCCTGCTGCGCATCCGGTGGGTACCTCGGTGGAAGTTCGCGACCTGTTCTTCAATACCCCGGCGCGGCGCAAGTTCCTGCGTGCCGAGAAAACAGAGTTCGACCACCTGCAGGAAGTCATCAAGCGCCTGGCTCTGGCTCGCTTCGATGTGGCTTTCCATTTGCGGCACAACGGCAAGACCATCTTCGCTCTCCACGAGGCGCGCGACGCCGTCGCTCGCGCCCGCCGGGTCGCAACGGTCTGCGGTCCTGCCTTTCTGGAGCAGGCGCTGCCCATCGAGATCGAGCGCAACGGCCTGCATCTCTGGGGTTGGGTAGGCCTGCCCACCTTCTCCCGCAGTCAGGCCGATCTGCAGTACTTCTATGTGAATGGCCGTATGGTGCGCGACAAGCTGGTGGCCCACGCGGTACGCCAGGCGTACCGGGACGTCCTCTACAACGGCCGGCATCCGACCTTCGTGCTGTTCTTCGAAGTCGATCCGGCCGTGGTCGATGTCAATGTGCACCCGACCAAGCACGAAGTGCGCTTCCGTGACGGCCGAATGGTCCATGACTTCCTCTACGGCACCTTGCACCGTGCTCTGGGCGAAGTGCGTCCGGAAGACCAGCTTGCGGCACCAGCCGCCACCGACGCAGTAGTGCGTCCGAGTGGTCTTGCAGCGGGCGAGTTCGGTCCGCAGGGCGAGATGAGCCTGGCGGCCAACGTGCTGGAGCGGCCGTCAGCCGAACCGGTCTGGAGCCCGCCCTCCGGTGGCTACCAGGCACCGCGTCCTCAGCCATCCATGCCGATTGCAGAGGCCCAGGGTGCCTACCGTGAGTTCTTCGCACCTCTGTCGACGGTTTCCACACCAGCTGCGCTGCCCGAAACCCAAGGTGATGTTCCGCCTCTGGGCTATGCCCTGGCGCAGCTCAAGGGCATATACATCCTTGCGGAGAACGCCCAGGGGTTGGTCCTGGTGGATATGCATGCGGCCCATGAGCGCATTACCTATGAGCGCCTGAAGGTGGCCATGGCCAGTGAAGGGCTCAAGGGGCAGCCGCTATTGGTGCCGGAATCCGTTGCGGTCAGCCAACGTGAGGCGGACTGCGCCGAAGAGCATGGCGAGTGGTTCCGTCGTCTTGGCTTCGAGCTGCAGCGTCTTGGTCCGGAAACCTTGGCCATCCGCCAAATACCGGCCCTGCTGAAGCAGGCAGAAGCCTCCCAACTGGTGCGAGATGTGCTCTCCGATCTGCTCGAGTACGGTACGAGCGACCGCATTCAGGCGCACCTTAACGAGCTGCTGGGCACCATGGCGTGCCACGGAGCTGTACGCGCGAATCGTCGCCTGACTCAGCCGGAAATGAATGCCTTGCTGCGCGATATGGAGCACACGGAGCGCAGCGGCCAGTGCAACCATGGGCGTCCGACCTGGACGCAATTGGGTATGGATGATCTGGACAAGCTGTTCCTTCGTGGTCGTTGA
- the miaA gene encoding tRNA (adenosine(37)-N6)-dimethylallyltransferase MiaA, which translates to MAERLPPAIFLMGPTAAGKTDLALELARTLPCELISVDSALIYRGMDIGTAKPDKATLAEFPHRLIDIRDPVESYSAAEFRSDALSAMAEITARGRIPLLVGGTMLYYKALLEGLADMPSADPDVRAELEARAARDGWDALHRELAEVDPESAARIHPNDPQRLTRALEVYKVSGLTMTAHRQQQAAQNTAGNAPGTAHLPYTVAHLAIAPAQRQVLHERIAQRFRLMLEQGFIEEVEALRCRSDLHAGLPSIRAVGYRQAWDYLDGALTWSEMEERGIIATRQLAKRQFTWLRSWSDLFWLDSLACDNLPRTLKYLKSVSILN; encoded by the coding sequence ATGGCTGAAAGACTGCCGCCGGCAATTTTCCTCATGGGCCCCACGGCCGCTGGCAAGACCGACCTCGCCCTTGAGCTGGCGCGAACCCTGCCTTGCGAGCTGATCAGCGTCGATTCGGCATTGATCTATCGCGGCATGGATATCGGTACCGCCAAGCCGGACAAGGCGACCCTGGCCGAGTTTCCCCATCGCCTCATCGATATCCGCGACCCAGTCGAGAGTTACTCGGCTGCGGAGTTCCGCAGCGATGCCCTCTCTGCAATGGCAGAAATTACGGCCAGGGGACGGATTCCACTGCTGGTGGGTGGGACCATGCTGTATTACAAGGCGTTGCTGGAGGGTTTGGCGGACATGCCCAGCGCCGATCCAGATGTGCGCGCCGAGCTGGAGGCTCGTGCCGCCCGCGATGGTTGGGATGCGCTGCATCGGGAACTGGCGGAGGTCGACCCGGAGTCCGCAGCTCGTATCCATCCCAACGATCCCCAGCGATTGACCAGGGCGCTTGAAGTCTACAAGGTCAGCGGGCTCACCATGACCGCCCACCGACAGCAGCAGGCTGCGCAAAATACGGCCGGGAACGCGCCAGGAACGGCACATTTGCCGTATACTGTCGCGCACTTGGCTATTGCGCCGGCACAGCGTCAGGTGTTGCACGAAAGAATTGCGCAACGATTTCGCCTGATGCTGGAACAGGGGTTCATCGAAGAGGTCGAAGCGCTGCGCTGCAGAAGTGACTTGCATGCAGGGCTACCGTCTATAAGAGCGGTTGGTTATCGCCAGGCCTGGGATTATCTGGATGGCGCGCTGACCTGGAGCGAGATGGAAGAGCGCGGCATCATTGCTACCCGCCAACTCGCCAAACGACAGTTCACCTGGTTGCGTAGTTGGTCCGATCTGTTCTGGTTGGACAGTCTGGCTTGCGACAATCTGCCGCGCACCTTGAAATACCTGAAGTCGGTCTCCATATTGAACTGA
- the hfq gene encoding RNA chaperone Hfq — MSKGHSLQDPYLNTLRKERVPVSIYLVNGIKLQGQIESFDQFVILLKNTVSQMVYKHAISTVVPSRPVRLPSASEQEQPEPGNA; from the coding sequence ATGTCAAAAGGGCATTCGCTACAAGACCCTTACCTCAATACCCTGCGTAAGGAGCGCGTACCGGTTTCCATCTATCTGGTGAACGGCATCAAGCTGCAGGGCCAGATCGAATCCTTCGACCAGTTCGTGATTCTGCTGAAGAACACTGTCAGCCAAATGGTCTACAAGCACGCCATTTCCACTGTGGTACCGAGCCGCCCAGTACGTCTGCCCAGCGCTTCCGAGCAAGAGCAGCCTGAGCCGGGTAACGCCTGA
- the hflX gene encoding ribosome rescue GTPase HflX: MFFERPGGGERAILVHLEGQDPEAREDPQEFLELARSAGADTVAFVSVSRHQPTAKYLIGSGKVDELHDLVKAEKAELVIFNHTLTPSQERNLERAFECRVLDRTGLILDIFAQRARTHEGKLQVELAQLEHMSTRLVRGWTHLERQKGGIGLRGPGETQLETDRRLLRVRIRQIKQRLEKVRSQREQARRGRRRADIPSVSLVGYTNAGKSTLFNSLTASEVYAADQLFATLDPTLRRLELDDLGPIVLADTVGFIRHLPHKLVEAFRATLEESSNSDLLLHVIDAHEPERMSQIEQVLAVLGEIGAEGLPMLEVYNKVDLLVNVEPHIQRDEDGKPERVWLSARDGSGLELLEQAVAELLGDDLFVGTLRLPQRFGRLRAQFFALGAVQTEEHNEAGDALLAVRLPRVELNRLVSREGWQPSEFLEQHTLQ, translated from the coding sequence TTGTTTTTCGAACGCCCTGGTGGTGGTGAGCGAGCCATCCTGGTTCATCTGGAAGGCCAAGATCCCGAGGCGCGCGAAGACCCGCAGGAATTCCTGGAACTTGCTCGTTCGGCCGGTGCGGATACAGTGGCTTTCGTCTCTGTTTCCCGTCACCAGCCAACGGCCAAGTATCTGATCGGCAGCGGCAAGGTCGATGAGTTGCATGACCTGGTCAAGGCCGAGAAAGCTGAACTGGTCATTTTCAATCACACCCTTACGCCCAGTCAGGAGCGCAATCTTGAGCGCGCTTTTGAATGTCGGGTCCTCGACCGTACCGGTCTGATTCTCGATATCTTCGCCCAACGTGCCCGTACCCATGAAGGCAAGCTGCAAGTCGAACTGGCCCAGCTTGAGCACATGAGTACCCGCCTGGTGCGCGGCTGGACTCACCTTGAACGCCAGAAAGGCGGTATCGGTCTGCGTGGTCCGGGTGAAACCCAGCTGGAAACCGACCGTCGTCTGCTGCGTGTGCGCATTCGCCAGATCAAGCAGCGCCTGGAAAAGGTACGCAGCCAGCGCGAACAGGCCCGGCGGGGGCGCAGGCGCGCGGATATTCCATCGGTGTCCCTGGTTGGCTACACGAACGCCGGCAAGTCCACGTTATTCAATTCGCTGACCGCTTCCGAGGTCTACGCGGCCGACCAGTTGTTCGCGACCCTCGACCCGACCCTGCGTCGGCTTGAGCTGGATGACCTAGGGCCGATCGTTCTGGCCGACACGGTCGGATTCATCCGTCACCTGCCGCACAAGCTGGTGGAAGCCTTCCGGGCTACCCTAGAAGAATCGTCCAACTCCGATCTCCTGCTGCATGTTATCGATGCTCACGAGCCGGAGCGCATGTCGCAGATCGAGCAGGTGCTGGCAGTGCTGGGTGAAATCGGTGCCGAAGGCCTGCCTATGTTGGAGGTCTACAACAAGGTCGACCTGCTGGTGAACGTCGAGCCGCATATCCAGCGCGACGAGGACGGCAAGCCCGAGCGGGTTTGGCTGTCGGCGCGCGATGGTAGTGGCCTCGAGTTGCTGGAACAGGCGGTGGCAGAGTTGCTGGGCGACGACCTCTTCGTCGGTACCCTGCGTCTGCCACAGCGTTTTGGTCGGTTGCGGGCGCAGTTCTTCGCCTTGGGTGCGGTGCAGACCGAGGAGCACAATGAGGCTGGGGACGCTCTTCTCGCAGTGCGTCTTCCGCGCGTTGAACTGAATCGACTGGTCAGTCGGGAAGGCTGGCAGCCGAGCGAGTTTCTTGAGCAACACACTTTGCAATAA
- the hflK gene encoding FtsH protease activity modulator HflK, protein MAWNEPGGNSNNQDPWGGRRGGDRKGPPDLDEAFRKLQDSLNGLFGSGKKRGGGDEGGGRSGGFGLLGIGLALLAVVWLYSAVYVVDEQEQAVVLRFGKYYETVGPGLNIYFPPFDRKFQENVTRERAYSKQGQMLTEDENIVEVPLTVQYKISNLQDFVLNVDQPEVSLQHATESALRHVVGSTEMDQVLTEGRELMASEIKERLQRFLDTYRTGITVTQVNVQSAAAPREVQEAFDDVIRAREDEQRAKNQAEAYANAVVPEARGQAQRIIEDANGYRDEVVARAEGEADRFTKLLTEYHKAPEVTRQRLYLETMQDVLANTSKVLVSGKDGQSNLLYLPLDKMIDSRGAGQAPVAPAASAAGSGGDLGSRVATDLQQRNSRSRESR, encoded by the coding sequence ATGGCTTGGAATGAGCCGGGTGGCAACTCGAATAACCAGGATCCCTGGGGTGGGCGCCGCGGTGGCGACCGCAAAGGGCCACCGGATCTGGACGAGGCCTTCCGCAAGCTGCAAGACAGCCTGAACGGATTGTTTGGCAGCGGCAAGAAACGTGGCGGCGGCGACGAAGGTGGCGGCAGGTCGGGCGGTTTCGGTCTGCTCGGCATCGGCCTGGCCTTGCTTGCCGTGGTCTGGCTGTACAGCGCGGTTTATGTGGTAGACGAGCAGGAGCAGGCCGTGGTGCTGCGCTTCGGCAAGTATTACGAGACTGTTGGTCCTGGCCTGAACATCTATTTCCCGCCGTTCGACCGCAAGTTCCAGGAGAATGTCACCCGCGAGCGTGCTTACAGCAAGCAGGGGCAGATGCTCACCGAGGACGAGAACATCGTCGAAGTACCGCTCACCGTCCAGTACAAGATCAGCAACCTCCAGGACTTCGTGCTGAACGTAGATCAGCCTGAAGTCAGTCTGCAGCACGCCACCGAAAGCGCCCTGCGCCACGTAGTGGGTTCCACCGAGATGGACCAGGTGCTGACTGAGGGTCGTGAGCTGATGGCCAGCGAGATCAAGGAGCGCCTGCAGCGTTTCCTCGACACTTATCGCACCGGTATCACCGTCACCCAGGTCAACGTACAGAGCGCGGCTGCCCCTCGTGAAGTTCAGGAAGCCTTCGATGACGTGATCCGTGCTCGTGAGGATGAACAGCGTGCCAAGAACCAGGCAGAGGCCTATGCCAATGCAGTGGTCCCCGAGGCTCGTGGCCAGGCTCAGCGTATCATCGAGGATGCCAACGGCTACCGCGATGAAGTTGTTGCCCGCGCCGAAGGTGAGGCTGACCGCTTCACCAAGCTGCTAACCGAGTACCACAAAGCGCCGGAAGTCACGCGCCAGCGTCTGTACCTCGAAACCATGCAGGACGTGTTGGCCAATACCAGCAAAGTGCTGGTTTCCGGTAAGGACGGGCAGAGCAACTTGCTCTACCTGCCGCTAGATAAAATGATCGACAGCCGCGGCGCCGGTCAGGCTCCGGTTGCTCCGGCAGCCTCGGCCGCTGGTAGCGGCGGCGATCTCGGTTCGCGTGTCGCCACTGACTTACAGCAGCGCAATTCGCGTTCCAGGGAGAGTCGCTGA
- the hflC gene encoding protease modulator HflC produces MSNKSLFALIGGVVVALLLWSSLYIVSQTEKAVLLQFGRIVEADVQPGLHLKIPYVNQVRKFDARLLTLDSPTQRFLTLEKKAVMVDAYAKWRVADAERFYTATSGMKQIADERLSRRLEAGLRDQFGKRTLHEVVSGERDALMADITSALNRMANKELGIEVVDVRVKAIDLPKEVNRSVFERMSTEREREAREHRAKGSELAEGIRADADRQRRVLLAEAYREAEETRGDGDAKAAAIYAKAYGQDQEFYAFHRSLQAYRESFANKTDVMVLDPNSDFFRYLDKATR; encoded by the coding sequence ATGAGCAATAAATCGCTGTTTGCCCTGATCGGCGGCGTGGTTGTGGCTCTGCTTCTGTGGAGCAGCCTGTACATCGTGTCGCAGACCGAAAAGGCCGTGCTCCTGCAGTTCGGCCGCATCGTCGAGGCTGATGTTCAGCCCGGCCTTCACTTAAAGATTCCGTACGTCAACCAGGTGCGCAAGTTCGATGCCCGTCTGCTGACCCTGGACTCGCCGACACAGCGCTTCCTCACGCTCGAGAAGAAGGCGGTGATGGTGGATGCCTACGCCAAATGGCGAGTGGCTGATGCCGAGCGTTTCTACACTGCAACTTCCGGCATGAAGCAGATTGCCGACGAGCGTTTGTCTCGCCGTCTGGAAGCAGGTCTGCGCGACCAGTTCGGTAAGCGTACCCTGCATGAAGTGGTGTCCGGTGAGCGTGATGCGCTGATGGCAGATATCACGTCCGCCCTCAATCGCATGGCCAACAAGGAGTTGGGCATCGAGGTCGTGGACGTGCGGGTGAAGGCCATCGACCTGCCCAAGGAAGTCAACCGCAGCGTATTCGAGCGAATGAGTACCGAGCGGGAGCGTGAGGCTCGTGAGCATCGCGCCAAGGGCTCCGAGTTGGCGGAGGGTATTCGTGCAGACGCCGACCGTCAGCGCCGTGTCCTGCTGGCCGAGGCCTATCGTGAGGCAGAGGAAACTCGTGGTGATGGCGATGCCAAGGCGGCTGCCATCTATGCCAAGGCATATGGGCAGGACCAGGAGTTCTACGCTTTCCACCGCAGCCTCCAGGCTTACCGTGAAAGCTTTGCTAACAAGACCGACGTGATGGTGCTCGATCCCAATAGCGATTTCTTCCGCTATCTGGACAAGGCCACGCGCTGA
- a CDS encoding DUF2065 family protein codes for MWQELGIAFCLMLVLEGILPFLYPRRWRAAVLGVAEFKDRHLRLMGLSSMLLGTGLLYLLH; via the coding sequence ATGTGGCAGGAACTCGGCATTGCGTTTTGTCTGATGCTGGTGCTGGAAGGCATCCTGCCCTTCCTCTATCCGCGCCGTTGGCGCGCCGCGGTACTTGGGGTGGCAGAGTTCAAGGACCGCCATCTCCGCCTGATGGGCCTGTCCAGCATGTTGCTGGGGACTGGCCTCCTTTATCTGCTTCACTGA
- a CDS encoding ATP phosphoribosyltransferase regulatory subunit has product MATVDRWLLPDGIEEVLPPEAARIEAARRQVLDLFQRWGYDFVVTPHIEYLESLLTGAGQDLDLRTFKVTDPQSGHLMGFRADITPQVARIDAHTLRREGPNRLCYAGSVLHAKPRALSTSRSPIQLGAELYGDASPASDVEVISLMLEMLELAAVPDVHMDLGHVGIYRGLAKAAGLSGEVERSLFDALQRKAVDEVAELTEDLPRELASMLRSLAELCGGREVLDLAQGVLMDAPEDVHRALDELIAIADALELRYPELPLYFDLGELRGYHYHTGVVFAAFVPGVGQSIAQGGRYDDIGADFGRARPATGFSTDLKTLVTLGSMSLEQEISGIWAPDSHDPYLWYEVKRLRADGQRVVQALPGQEAASAQEAGCDRQLVLSAGRWQVESLS; this is encoded by the coding sequence ATGGCAACGGTAGATCGCTGGCTGCTGCCAGACGGTATCGAAGAAGTACTGCCGCCCGAGGCGGCACGCATCGAGGCAGCCCGCCGCCAGGTGCTGGACCTGTTCCAGCGTTGGGGCTACGACTTCGTGGTCACTCCGCACATCGAATATCTCGAGTCCCTGCTGACCGGTGCCGGCCAGGATCTCGACCTGCGCACATTCAAAGTGACCGATCCGCAGTCGGGTCACTTGATGGGATTTCGTGCAGACATCACACCGCAGGTTGCGCGCATCGATGCTCATACCCTGCGTCGCGAAGGTCCGAACCGCCTGTGCTATGCCGGCAGCGTGCTGCACGCCAAGCCGCGGGCACTATCCACTTCGCGCAGTCCGATACAGCTGGGCGCTGAACTTTACGGCGACGCCAGCCCGGCGAGCGACGTGGAAGTCATCAGCCTGATGCTGGAGATGCTCGAGCTGGCCGCCGTGCCGGACGTGCATATGGATCTCGGCCATGTCGGCATCTATCGCGGGCTGGCCAAGGCCGCGGGCCTGTCTGGTGAAGTCGAGCGCAGCCTGTTCGACGCCCTACAGCGCAAGGCAGTGGACGAGGTGGCCGAGCTCACCGAAGACCTGCCCCGCGAACTGGCCTCCATGCTCCGCTCGCTGGCCGAACTCTGCGGTGGTCGTGAGGTTCTGGACTTGGCTCAGGGGGTGCTGATGGATGCCCCGGAAGACGTCCACCGCGCGCTGGATGAGCTGATTGCCATCGCTGACGCGCTGGAACTGCGTTATCCGGAGTTGCCGCTGTACTTCGACCTGGGTGAGCTACGCGGTTACCACTATCACACCGGGGTGGTCTTCGCCGCCTTCGTGCCGGGCGTTGGGCAGTCCATTGCTCAAGGCGGGCGCTATGACGACATCGGCGCCGACTTCGGTCGTGCCCGTCCCGCCACCGGTTTCTCCACCGACCTGAAGACCCTTGTGACCTTGGGCAGCATGTCGTTGGAGCAAGAAATTTCCGGTATCTGGGCGCCAGACAGCCATGACCCGTACCTGTGGTACGAGGTCAAGCGCCTCCGCGCTGATGGTCAGCGTGTGGTGCAGGCGTTGCCGGGCCAGGAAGCGGCGAGCGCGCAGGAAGCCGGCTGCGACCGCCAGCTCGTTTTGAGTGCTGGGCGCTGGCAGGTGGAGTCGCTTTCCTAG